CGCGGTGCCGGATCCCTCCAGTTGTACAGACTCTCCGACGGGAGGAGGCGTGGACTCGTCGGCCCCAATCGGGGTGCTCGTTTTGCCGCCCGCACACCCGTCCCCGCTGGTGCCCGTGAGGGTGCCCTCGTAGCTCAGAAACTGGTCGGTGCCCCCACTGGACACCAGCGCCTCGAACGTGCCGTCGTCATTGCTGTCAAAGCAGAGCGCAAGCGCCTCCGTGCCGTTTTGAAGGGTCTCCCCGTTGTCCGTGTAGTTGTACGAGTACAGGGAGAACCCCCCGGTAGTCGCGCCAGGGGTAAACGCATCGAGGGGAACCGGGTCTGCGGCGTCGGAATCTCCATCCGCTCCGTTGTAGTGGAGAACCTGAAACCGGCCGAGGGCGACGCTGCCGGCGTCCTCGATCACAACTTCGACAACCTCATCGGTGTCTCCGCCGGCATTGTCGTAGTGAACCTCATTGATCCAGGCGTTGGGCGTTTGGGCCTGCGCGGGCAGAGGCGACAGAGCAAAGAGCAGTGAAAGGAAGAGCGCACGTCCTGCGGGGTGAAGTGACCACATGGCGTCGTCGGGGCAGGGAGACAGAAAGTGCGGAGAGGTGTGCTACAGAATCAGAAGCGAGGGAGAGCTGAGAGCTGAGATGGCCGCTAGTCGACCGGACTACCGTTTGTTTTGTTTTGTTATTTTGTAACAAACAAATGTTTGGGGAGGGAGAGAAGCTATGAGATCTCGGATTGCCTGCGCTGCTCCTGTGACTCGTCCGTCCCACGCGGAGCAGAGTGGCGCTGTGGAAAGAAATGACGACGGAAGACCGGTCGACGTGCTCCGGAAGGGCGTTAGTGAGTTCGCTACGGCGCAGACGGGAAATCGCCGTCCCCAAAAGGGCTGATCGGAGTCGAGAAATGGGCTCGGTCCGCCTGGGCGCGAACACAGAGGCCGCCTGCCCGATGAGGGGCTGGAGGAGGCAAAGCACCGAGACAGTTCGCCCCCTCCGGACGAACGGCTACAGATCGCCGTCCCGCTGTGGAATGGAGTCGGCGCGGCGGTTCTGTTCATCGGCGCCCTTCTTGCCGCCCGGGTCGCCGACGGCCCCTTCTCCGCTTGTCGTGACGCGGTCGGGCGCGATGCCGTTGTCCTCGTAGAAGTCTGCCACGGCCTGAGCGCGGTCCCGAGAAAGCGGCAGGGGCGATGGTTCGTCCGGGGCCGCGAAGCCCTTTACGCGGACCGACAGGTTCGGGCAATTGCGGAGCACCTCCGCGTTCTCCTGGAGCTTCTTCCGCGCCTCAGAGCTAAGCGGGCTCGATCCCCGAGCAAAGTAGACCGTGTTGAGCTCCTGCACCGTTTTGCAGACGGCCGGGAGCGTCCGCTCCACCTGCAGGGCGATCGAGTCAGTGGCCGTCCCGTCCTCGTTGGTCGCGGTGAGGCGGACAGTGTACTCGCCCGGGGCACCGTAGGTGTGAGTGGGAGCGGGTCCCGTGACGGATCGCCCGTCGCCGAAGCTCCACTCCAGGGTGAGGGGTTTGGCGCCCTCCACCGTGCTCTCAAACTGAACCGGCTCGCCCGACGAGGCCGGACTGGGGGTGGCGGTGAGAGCAAGAATGCGGGGCGGCCGTGGGGCCGGAAGCACTTCCACGGTCAGCGAATCGATGGCGGTGCCGGCGTCATTACGGGCCGCAAACGCGACGGCGTAAGTGCCGGGAGCGTTATAGACGTGCGACGGCGTGAGCCCGGTGGCCGTCCGCCCGTCGCCGAACGTCCACTCATAGGACAGTGGGCGCGTGGCCTCCTCCTCGTTGACGCGGGCGGCAAAGGCGGCCGCCTCGCCGGCCGTCACCTCAGCAGGACCGTTCAACTCTAAGATACGAGGCGGCACCGCGGGCCGGTCGAAGGTGTACTTCAGTCCGATGGCAGGCAGGGCGCTGAGGGCATCAGCACGGGTCTCACTGGTAATGCCGTCAACAGCGTCGTCCAGGAACGTAAAATTAAGGCGGCTCTCGACAAATAGTGACGTGCGGTCGGTGAGGGATACGTCTACCCCAATCCCAACTAGATGCCCAATTCCAGGGGAGCGCCCCCCGAGAGAGAGGTTGAGCCCTGCGTCGACATAAGGGCTCACCCGCAATCCTGAGGCTCCAACCATATACCGAGTCAGGAGCTGTACCGTGTGTCGCGACTGGCCGAGGTCACCGCCTTGTCCTGGGGCGCTCGAGGTGGTGGTGAAGGGGACGCCATCGGCGAAGGGATACTGCCCGAACTGGTAGCCCAGCCCGAGGCCGAACTCGGGTGAGAACTGGTAGCCCAGCTCCCCGACGAGCACGTACGGAAACGCCGCCCGTTCGGTGAACTTGCGGGTGTCAAAAAACTCCCTCAGCTCAGTCGTCTGGTCGAGACCCAGGGATCCGTCATTGTCACCGGCGTAGTCGGACAGCCCCCCACCAAGCTTGATGTAGAACGTGTCGCCGGCGCGCTTGCTCTGGGCCTGGGCCGGAGGAGAGAATGCGAGCCCGAATAGCACGGCGGCGAGCAGGAGGCTGTAGAGACTCCTCTGCAGACCACCGGGACGACCAGAAGGCAAAAACGCCTGCGCGGTAGGGGAAGACGTGGGAAACGACATGAACGACTGGGGGAGATGTGCGTCGTCCGATGAGCGTATGTCCCGACTGGGATGCGATGTCATCGGAGGCGATCTGAGGCGAAGAGGGAATCGTTCAAGCAACAGAATTTATGATAATCAAAATATACTAACGCTCCTCTCGCTCTTCCTTTTGAGTCTCTGGATGAGTCGGGAGAAAAGAATGGGAAAATGGTCGCGACGATGGTCCCCAGTAGAGAGCTCTGGTCCAGGTTGCGGCTTTGAGAGCGGGAGCGAGACATCAGGCAGGTCGTCTCCTACGAAATATGTTGCATGAGAACGCCGTCGTTTGGTGCTCGACGCCGCGCTTCGTCACGTCAAGGAGTATCCTCCGTGCAGGGCTGGTGGGGACCTTCCACCCTCCAGCGAAGTTTTCTGAGGTTCGTTTTGGGATGCGGTCCCGACGGGAAGATGGGGCCGGGACGTGAAGAGGCCCCATCAGATCCTGCGCGCGCCCAACGCCCCAGTCTCGAAGTGAGACGGGCACAGTTCGCTGACCGCGAGCCGCATCAGGACGTCTGCCTGGGCGTGTTTGCGGCCTCAAGCTTCGTACCGAGGTCCTCGAACCGCTCGTATGTGTCGGGGGCTCCTGCGCCTCCAATCAGCACGCGCCCGCTGTGCTCGACCCAGGCGTGCGCCTGGAGGCCTGTATCTTCGTTCTTCGTCACCCCAATGTGCAGTTCGGCTGCGTCGTCCCCACGGCGAAGCAAAAGATACTGCAGGACGAGAGCCTGCGTGAGGCAGGGCCGCTCGGGCAGGAGGCGCTGGCCCACCGCGTGGGCGGCCCAGGCGGCGCGCAGGCGGTAGCGGGGTGTTGCCGCCGACCACCGGGGAAGCCCCGCCGCTACGCGCCGCAGGGTTCGGGTCATGCGGCTTAGAGAGGTGGCCGAGAGCCCGCCCCGGATGCACGCAGTGAGCGCAGCCGCGTACAGTAGCAGCCCCCAGTTTTGCCAGGGGTGGCGCCACAGTGTTTGGAGCCTGCGCACGAGGGCCTTCAAGGTGTTCAAGGGACTACGTGATTGAGGCATCGAATGGGTGAGGGGCAGAAGTCCCTTCCGCTCTTCGCCAGAGGATGTGGACCTGGTGGCCCTGAGATCTTTCGCAATGGGAAGGCGAACGCGATGTGAGATTCCTCTTTCGGAGACCCATACGCGTTGTTCTACCGATGGAGCAATGCTAATCGATTAAGAATCATGCCGGAGAGGCCACCACACTGCCTGCGCAGTGAAGTACCACTTCGTGTGGTCCCCGAAGCGAAGGGCAAGTGTGCTCAAAGAGAACGTAGCAAGCTGCTCGGAAGAAGCACTTCGTGGGAGAGCCAAGGAGCGCGACTGAAAGGTAAGTGTCTCGGCAATCCAAGCTAGTCATGTCCGTTCCCTTGTACAGAGAAACACTCGCCATGCTCCCCGTCAAATCATTCCCCGAGTCAGAGGAACTGTCACACACGTCCTCCACGCGTCTGCCCTCCGCACAGACTTCCGTCTCAGATGGCTCAGAGGACGGGCAACCCGACAGGTGAGGCGGTATAAGGCACCGGCCTGACCAATCGCCTCTGCCAAGAGCTCCGCGAGGGAGTCGAGGATCTTCTCAGGCAGGCAAATGGCCCTGAGGACGTCGGCGCAGGACACCTGAAAGAGGATATTTGCCGGCGCACTGCGGCGTAGGTAGAGGCCTTCAAGAAGGCGATCCGAGACAGGGGGGCTCTTCGGTAGGCGACAAGATCAACTTACCGGAATGAACAGGTCACCTGATGACGAAACCATCTACGGAGGGGGACAAGGAAGCCGCTCCCTAATATATACCTGATGTCAAATGTATTATTTATTAGTACACAAATACTAAAACAAAGGAGAGGTTCTTCCCCCGCCGGGGTTTAATTACTCCATACTCATTGTGCATGTAATAAATAATTTTTTGCAATCGTAAAAATCGACGTTGCAGAGAGAGTGCGCTCGCGTGAGCGGCCGACACGCTCGTCACTGATTGAGAAGAGCGCAGGAGGAGCAGAAAGAGACCCGTGCTTTAAAGGACCCGCGTTTTTTCTGAAGGGGCATTCTCCGAGCGGCCGGGGGAGCAGTCAGTTCACAGGGCGCTTGTCAAGAACGGCTCCCTTGAAACGTCGACTGGTAGCTGGTGTCACTCTCCTTCAACAGCGCTGAAGAAAAGCTGGGGGAACTGTTCTCCTTCTTTCAAGCGCGCCCTCCCGGGCCTGACCGGTCCGCTCGTCGTTTTGACCCTGTCGCTTTCGCCCGTGCGCGCTCCTTGGGGGCCTGCGCGCTCAGCTCAGTCGGCGAGGTCAGGAATGCCATTAATGACAGAAATGACACTCTCTGCCCCGGCCGGGCCCTCCGGTTCTGGGTCTCGCTTGGCCCACGTCCCGCGTTTTGGCTTCCGCAGCAGGCCGGCTTCCTTCCACGCCTTGAGCCACCGCTGTACGCCCCGCTCGCTTGCGCCAACGCTCTGGGCCCGCTCCTTCGCCTCTGCCGTCGAGAACGTTCCTTCCGGGAGCGCCTCCAGGTACTCACGCTGCCGTTCGGTAAGGTCCTGCCTCCTCTCATCGAGTGTCGCTCGGAGGCCGGTCCCTTCCTGCAGATCTGCACCCCGTAGACCATCGCCTCCGTGATCGCGACTACCGACCCCGATTGCATGGAGAAGATATGTCAGAGACAGGCGAAGGCCCGCCTCCAGGTCTCTAGCCCCCAGCTCCACCGACTGAGCCGATGGAACTCCGGTTTCCGCAAGCCGAACGCCCCGAAGGATCACGGCGATTTTTACCGCCTGAAGCCCTGCTCGGGTGAGGGAGGCCTGCATGGGCCGGGGCACGTTCCCGTCTTCACGCCACTTCTCAGTAAGGGAGCGAAACGCCCAGGTGTGCACTTCCTGCAGGGCCTCCGGCACCCTGATCCAGAGCGGCTCCTCTCTCGCGATGAGCCCACGGTACGCGCTCCGAAATGCCTCGCTGGCGTCCTGGAGGCGCTGTCCCAGGCTTCCACTTCTCTTTCCGAACTGTGAGCTCCACTCAAACTCCCGGTCGAACCGGTAGAAGAGAAACCGACTGAAAAGCCCGTTTCCTGCCCCGGGCGTGTCCCCACCGCCGGGCATGGCACCGTCGCCGGACAGGACTTCGCCGAGCGCGGCTGGCGTGCCGGCCAGCGCGATGGAGGGAGCTGGATGAGGAATGGTCACCGTACCCTTCGAGGACCGGCTCATCTTTATGGTTTCGTTCTGAAACCCCTTCAGGAGCACGTCAGTGAAGGAGCCCCAAGAGCTTCCCAGGGCCTGGCTAAGCGACTGGAATTCCGTCTCGAAGATGACCCCATGGGGGCTTTCCTCAAGCCGTCGCTTGAGGGCAGCGGCGCTGCTGTCTGCGGCTAGAAAGAGGTGCCGGCCGGGCTGGCTGCCAGACCGATTCCGGCGAGAGGGCGTGCCTTCATGTCTCTCTCGGGCGCCAGGCTCTTCTGCAGTATGTGGCTCTTTTTCGATGGACGACCCTCTTGGAGCGGTGCCGCTGCGTAGCTCCTTGCGGAGCGTCCGGCCGTACTTGCGGGCATGGCGGAGCGCGCTTTTGCCGGAGGCGGGTGGGGCGACCACCGCGCTGTAGAGGTTGGGGCTCACCCTGCTTCCGCCGTAGCGAAACTGGATGTTTGGGAGCGCGCCGGCCCACATCGGAAGCGCGCCGGTCAGGAAGACGTCTCGCTTCCGGCGGTCGGCGAGTTGGGAAGCCGGCTCCGCGAGGAGCGTCGGCAAAAGCTCCAGCGCGCGCTGGGAAAGATATCCTTGGTGGAGAGGATTCAGGTCGCCGGAGCCTGTGCCATCAGATGCTTGGTGGCCAGAGGTCAAGTTGCCGGACCTGCCAGCATTCTTGAAGCTGCCGGTGTCTTCAGTGCCACTGGAGCCCTTGGGGTCGCCAGCGGCCCGCTTCTCGTCGAAATTAGAGATCTCGCTGGGAGTGGATGTCTCGCTGGGACTGGACGTCTTGCCGGCATCGAGACCAAAAATGCTGGTCCGC
This portion of the Salinibacter grassmerensis genome encodes:
- a CDS encoding PKD domain-containing protein, producing the protein MPSGRPGGLQRSLYSLLLAAVLFGLAFSPPAQAQSKRAGDTFYIKLGGGLSDYAGDNDGSLGLDQTTELREFFDTRKFTERAAFPYVLVGELGYQFSPEFGLGLGYQFGQYPFADGVPFTTTSSAPGQGGDLGQSRHTVQLLTRYMVGASGLRVSPYVDAGLNLSLGGRSPGIGHLVGIGVDVSLTDRTSLFVESRLNFTFLDDAVDGITSETRADALSALPAIGLKYTFDRPAVPPRILELNGPAEVTAGEAAAFAARVNEEEATRPLSYEWTFGDGRTATGLTPSHVYNAPGTYAVAFAARNDAGTAIDSLTVEVLPAPRPPRILALTATPSPASSGEPVQFESTVEGAKPLTLEWSFGDGRSVTGPAPTHTYGAPGEYTVRLTATNEDGTATDSIALQVERTLPAVCKTVQELNTVYFARGSSPLSSEARKKLQENAEVLRNCPNLSVRVKGFAAPDEPSPLPLSRDRAQAVADFYEDNGIAPDRVTTSGEGAVGDPGGKKGADEQNRRADSIPQRDGDL
- a CDS encoding lasso peptide biosynthesis B2 protein, with the protein product MRRLQTLWRHPWQNWGLLLYAAALTACIRGGLSATSLSRMTRTLRRVAAGLPRWSAATPRYRLRAAWAAHAVGQRLLPERPCLTQALVLQYLLLRRGDDAAELHIGVTKNEDTGLQAHAWVEHSGRVLIGGAGAPDTYERFEDLGTKLEAANTPRQTS
- a CDS encoding YfjI family protein, which codes for MPTLLAEPASQLADRRKRDVFLTGALPMWAGALPNIQFRYGGSRVSPNLYSAVVAPPASGKSALRHARKYGRTLRKELRSGTAPRGSSIEKEPHTAEEPGARERHEGTPSRRNRSGSQPGRHLFLAADSSAAALKRRLEESPHGVIFETEFQSLSQALGSSWGSFTDVLLKGFQNETIKMSRSSKGTVTIPHPAPSIALAGTPAALGEVLSGDGAMPGGGDTPGAGNGLFSRFLFYRFDREFEWSSQFGKRSGSLGQRLQDASEAFRSAYRGLIAREEPLWIRVPEALQEVHTWAFRSLTEKWREDGNVPRPMQASLTRAGLQAVKIAVILRGVRLAETGVPSAQSVELGARDLEAGLRLSLTYLLHAIGVGSRDHGGDGLRGADLQEGTGLRATLDERRQDLTERQREYLEALPEGTFSTAEAKERAQSVGASERGVQRWLKAWKEAGLLRKPKRGTWAKRDPEPEGPAGAESVISVINGIPDLAD